A stretch of Oreochromis aureus strain Israel breed Guangdong linkage group 11, ZZ_aureus, whole genome shotgun sequence DNA encodes these proteins:
- the LOC116327614 gene encoding hereditary hemochromatosis protein homolog, translating to CKFVPSGTGRHSLWALGSYIPEFTVVLMLDDIQVGYYDSKVNQVMRTSTASDHKAELNLGQEPVNVLRDIYSSMRKRLNLVKHRFNLTIDGVHVQQRVTGCEVLEDGQPALIMFRDGSNGQDADSLLYNMTHFTYAVREGWEIQWDALKKTSFQMLYSNIYLSFCVRTLQHFLECEKHLVMRRVKPRLRFITRQVVSGGQVTCLATDFYPRHINLSLLRDGQPVDEGSVRVGSVLPNGNGLYQVRKMLMVGEKELQRKHNYTCEAFHLSLDNRLRINWRAESSYSHRVHSISPLVVLMLAAVLLLLLVLRRKRRKERSEGVATETQEQVGESEQSDDLVTS from the coding sequence TGTAAATTTGTTCCATCAGGTACAGGACGACACTCCCTCTGGGCGCTCGGCTCCTACATCCCAGAGTTCACTGTTGTTCTGATGTTGGATGACATCCAGGTGGGATACTATGACTCAAAGGTCAACCAGGTGATGAGGACGAGCACGGCATCTGACCACAAAGCGGAACTCAACCTGGGCCAGGAGCCCGTGAATGTGCTACGAGACATTTACTCCAGCATGAGGAAGAGGCTGAATCTGGTGAAGCATCGCTTTAACCTGACCATCGATGGCGTTCATGTCCAGCAGAGGGTGACGGGCTGCGAGGTGCTGGAGGACGGCCAGCCAGCGCTCATCATGTTCAGAGATGGCTCCAATGGGCAGGACGCCGACAGCCTGCTCTACAACATGACGCACTTCACGTATGCTGTCAGGGAGGGCTGGGAGATCCAGTGGGACGCCCTAAAGAAAACATCCTTCCAGATGCTGTATTCAAACATCTATCTTTCGTTCTGCGTGCGGACGCTCCAACACTTCCTAGAGTGTGAGAAGCACCTTGTGATGCGAAGAGTGAAGCCTCGACTCCGCTTTATCACCAGGCAAGTGGTGAGTGGGGGTCAGGTCACCTGCCTGGCTACAGACTTCTACCCTCGCCACATTAACCTGAGCCTGCTGCGGGACGGCCAGCCCGTGGACGAAGGCTCGGTGCGCGTCGGCTCGGTGCTGCCCAATGGTAACGGCCTTTACCAAGTGAGGAAGATGCTGATGGTCGGCGAAAAGgagctgcagaggaaacacaactACACCTGTGAGGCGTTTCACCTGAGCCTGGACAACCGGCTGAGGATAAACTGGAGGGCGGAGTCATCGTACTCTCACAGAGTTCATTCCATCTCGCCTCTGGTCGTCCTGATGCTCGCTGccgtcctgctgctgctgctggtgctgaggaggaagaggaggaaggagaggtcagagggcGTGGCCACAGAAACACAGGAGCAGgtgggagagagtgagcagTCAGACGACCTCGTGACCTCATGA
- the polr3glb gene encoding RNA polymerase III subunit GL b isoform X3: protein MAAHGRGQRTLSFTMETVKGDAPPPSVQQPTPVFPVMEQKPLPLTGGEEAEYLLALKQDFRGAMRSLPCFIQPLVTNRDVERYSDKYNRSEQMDKLLDWAPGEAPPTADWKRFPRELRVHVRKPARDSVSAAVQSPPPPQMKKKGVKDKEEVLLKLESLEKKEEQETSEDEEGETKKKQEEEEAEGEEEYDEEEFEEETDYIMSYFDNGEDFGGDSDDNMDEAIY from the exons ATGGCGGCGCATGGGCGGGGCCAGAGGACACTGAGTTTCACTATGGAAACAGTCAAAGGAGATGCTCCACCTCCATCGGTGCAGCAGCCCACACCTGTGTTTCCT GTGATGGAGCAGAAGCCCCTCCCCCTGACAGGTGGGGAGGAGGCGGAGTATCTGTTGGCCCTGAAGCAGGATTTCAGAGGCGCCATGAGGAGTCTCCCCTGCTTCATCCAGCCGCTGGTGACtaacagag ATGTGGAGCGTTACTCTGATAAGTACAACAGGAGCGAGCAGATGGACAAGCTGCTGGACTGGGCTCCAGGTGAGGCTCCGCCCACAGCAG ACTGGAAGAGATTCCCCAGAGAGCTCAGAGTCCACGTCAGGAAACCTGCCAGAGACA gtgtATCAGCTGCCGTtcagtctcctcctcctcctcagatgAAGAAGAAGGGTGTGAAGGATAAAGAGGAGGTGCTGCTCAAACTGGAG AGCctggagaagaaggaggagcAGGAGACATCAGAGGACGAGGAGGGAGAGACGAAAaagaagcaggaggaggaggaggcagagggagaggaggagtaCGACGAGGAGGAGTTTGAGGAG GAGACGGATTACATCATGTCATACTTTGATAACGGCGAGGATTTTGGTGGCGACAGCGACGACAACATGGACGAGGCTATTTACTGA
- the polr3glb gene encoding RNA polymerase III subunit GL b isoform X2, producing the protein MLTAANRATTRCWRSASPGVQVWRCSGSALTAERICVTHPSAMAAHGRGQRTLSFTMETVKGDAPPPSVQQPTPVFPVMEQKPLPLTGGEEAEYLLALKQDFRGAMRSLPCFIQPLVTNRDVERYSDKYNRSEQMDKLLDWAPDWKRFPRELRVHVRKPARDSVSAAVQSPPPPQMKKKGVKDKEEVLLKLESLEKKEEQETSEDEEGETKKKQEEEEAEGEEEYDEEEFEEETDYIMSYFDNGEDFGGDSDDNMDEAIY; encoded by the exons ATGCTAACAGCGGCTAACAGAGCTACAACCCGCTGCTGGAGGTCCGCCTCACCAGGTGTCCAGGTGTGGAGGTGTTCAG GTTCCGCTCTAACTGCTGAGAGGATCTGTGTGACCCATCCATCAGCGATGGCGGCGCATGGGCGGGGCCAGAGGACACTGAGTTTCACTATGGAAACAGTCAAAGGAGATGCTCCACCTCCATCGGTGCAGCAGCCCACACCTGTGTTTCCT GTGATGGAGCAGAAGCCCCTCCCCCTGACAGGTGGGGAGGAGGCGGAGTATCTGTTGGCCCTGAAGCAGGATTTCAGAGGCGCCATGAGGAGTCTCCCCTGCTTCATCCAGCCGCTGGTGACtaacagag ATGTGGAGCGTTACTCTGATAAGTACAACAGGAGCGAGCAGATGGACAAGCTGCTGGACTGGGCTCCAG ACTGGAAGAGATTCCCCAGAGAGCTCAGAGTCCACGTCAGGAAACCTGCCAGAGACA gtgtATCAGCTGCCGTtcagtctcctcctcctcctcagatgAAGAAGAAGGGTGTGAAGGATAAAGAGGAGGTGCTGCTCAAACTGGAG AGCctggagaagaaggaggagcAGGAGACATCAGAGGACGAGGAGGGAGAGACGAAAaagaagcaggaggaggaggaggcagagggagaggaggagtaCGACGAGGAGGAGTTTGAGGAG GAGACGGATTACATCATGTCATACTTTGATAACGGCGAGGATTTTGGTGGCGACAGCGACGACAACATGGACGAGGCTATTTACTGA
- the polr3glb gene encoding RNA polymerase III subunit GL b isoform X1, whose protein sequence is MLTAANRATTRCWRSASPGVQVWRCSGSALTAERICVTHPSAMAAHGRGQRTLSFTMETVKGDAPPPSVQQPTPVFPVMEQKPLPLTGGEEAEYLLALKQDFRGAMRSLPCFIQPLVTNRDVERYSDKYNRSEQMDKLLDWAPGEAPPTADWKRFPRELRVHVRKPARDSVSAAVQSPPPPQMKKKGVKDKEEVLLKLESLEKKEEQETSEDEEGETKKKQEEEEAEGEEEYDEEEFEEETDYIMSYFDNGEDFGGDSDDNMDEAIY, encoded by the exons ATGCTAACAGCGGCTAACAGAGCTACAACCCGCTGCTGGAGGTCCGCCTCACCAGGTGTCCAGGTGTGGAGGTGTTCAG GTTCCGCTCTAACTGCTGAGAGGATCTGTGTGACCCATCCATCAGCGATGGCGGCGCATGGGCGGGGCCAGAGGACACTGAGTTTCACTATGGAAACAGTCAAAGGAGATGCTCCACCTCCATCGGTGCAGCAGCCCACACCTGTGTTTCCT GTGATGGAGCAGAAGCCCCTCCCCCTGACAGGTGGGGAGGAGGCGGAGTATCTGTTGGCCCTGAAGCAGGATTTCAGAGGCGCCATGAGGAGTCTCCCCTGCTTCATCCAGCCGCTGGTGACtaacagag ATGTGGAGCGTTACTCTGATAAGTACAACAGGAGCGAGCAGATGGACAAGCTGCTGGACTGGGCTCCAGGTGAGGCTCCGCCCACAGCAG ACTGGAAGAGATTCCCCAGAGAGCTCAGAGTCCACGTCAGGAAACCTGCCAGAGACA gtgtATCAGCTGCCGTtcagtctcctcctcctcctcagatgAAGAAGAAGGGTGTGAAGGATAAAGAGGAGGTGCTGCTCAAACTGGAG AGCctggagaagaaggaggagcAGGAGACATCAGAGGACGAGGAGGGAGAGACGAAAaagaagcaggaggaggaggaggcagagggagaggaggagtaCGACGAGGAGGAGTTTGAGGAG GAGACGGATTACATCATGTCATACTTTGATAACGGCGAGGATTTTGGTGGCGACAGCGACGACAACATGGACGAGGCTATTTACTGA
- the polr3glb gene encoding RNA polymerase III subunit GL b isoform X4 produces the protein MLTAANRATTRCWRSASPGVQVWRCSGSALTAERICVTHPSAMAAHGRGQRTLSFTMETVKGDAPPPSVQQPTPVFPVMEQKPLPLTGGEEAEYLLALKQDFRGAMRSLPCFIQPLVTNRDVERYSDKYNRSEQMDKLLDWAPGEAPPTADWKRFPRELRVHVRKPARDSVSAAVQSPPPPQMKKKGVKDKEEVLLKLEFRLPAGSTLN, from the exons ATGCTAACAGCGGCTAACAGAGCTACAACCCGCTGCTGGAGGTCCGCCTCACCAGGTGTCCAGGTGTGGAGGTGTTCAG GTTCCGCTCTAACTGCTGAGAGGATCTGTGTGACCCATCCATCAGCGATGGCGGCGCATGGGCGGGGCCAGAGGACACTGAGTTTCACTATGGAAACAGTCAAAGGAGATGCTCCACCTCCATCGGTGCAGCAGCCCACACCTGTGTTTCCT GTGATGGAGCAGAAGCCCCTCCCCCTGACAGGTGGGGAGGAGGCGGAGTATCTGTTGGCCCTGAAGCAGGATTTCAGAGGCGCCATGAGGAGTCTCCCCTGCTTCATCCAGCCGCTGGTGACtaacagag ATGTGGAGCGTTACTCTGATAAGTACAACAGGAGCGAGCAGATGGACAAGCTGCTGGACTGGGCTCCAGGTGAGGCTCCGCCCACAGCAG ACTGGAAGAGATTCCCCAGAGAGCTCAGAGTCCACGTCAGGAAACCTGCCAGAGACA gtgtATCAGCTGCCGTtcagtctcctcctcctcctcagatgAAGAAGAAGGGTGTGAAGGATAAAGAGGAGGTGCTGCTCAAACTGGAG TTTCGGCTTCCTGCTGGTTCCACCTTAAACTAA
- the polr3glb gene encoding RNA polymerase III subunit GL b isoform X5, whose amino-acid sequence MLTAANRATTRCWRSASPGVQVWRCSGSALTAERICVTHPSAMAAHGRGQRTLSFTMETVKGDAPPPSVQQPTPVFPVMEQKPLPLTGGEEAEYLLALKQDFRGAMRSLPCFIQPLVTNRDVERYSDKYNRSEQMDKLLDWAPGEAPPTADWKRFPRELRVHVRKPARDSVSAAVQSPPPPQMKKKGVKDKEEVLLKLEFSFGFLLVPP is encoded by the exons ATGCTAACAGCGGCTAACAGAGCTACAACCCGCTGCTGGAGGTCCGCCTCACCAGGTGTCCAGGTGTGGAGGTGTTCAG GTTCCGCTCTAACTGCTGAGAGGATCTGTGTGACCCATCCATCAGCGATGGCGGCGCATGGGCGGGGCCAGAGGACACTGAGTTTCACTATGGAAACAGTCAAAGGAGATGCTCCACCTCCATCGGTGCAGCAGCCCACACCTGTGTTTCCT GTGATGGAGCAGAAGCCCCTCCCCCTGACAGGTGGGGAGGAGGCGGAGTATCTGTTGGCCCTGAAGCAGGATTTCAGAGGCGCCATGAGGAGTCTCCCCTGCTTCATCCAGCCGCTGGTGACtaacagag ATGTGGAGCGTTACTCTGATAAGTACAACAGGAGCGAGCAGATGGACAAGCTGCTGGACTGGGCTCCAGGTGAGGCTCCGCCCACAGCAG ACTGGAAGAGATTCCCCAGAGAGCTCAGAGTCCACGTCAGGAAACCTGCCAGAGACA gtgtATCAGCTGCCGTtcagtctcctcctcctcctcagatgAAGAAGAAGGGTGTGAAGGATAAAGAGGAGGTGCTGCTCAAACTGGAG TTTAGTTTCGGCTTCCTGCTGGTTCCACCTTAA